The following proteins come from a genomic window of Longimicrobium sp.:
- a CDS encoding TadE/TadG family type IV pilus assembly protein, which produces MIRRRQRGQSLVELALVLPILLGLVFDAIGVLQVLLTHYTVEQAARAAAHQAAIDGGWSQQARMT; this is translated from the coding sequence ATGATCCGCCGCCGGCAGCGCGGTCAGAGTCTGGTCGAACTGGCGCTGGTGCTGCCGATCCTCCTCGGGCTCGTGTTCGACGCCATCGGCGTGCTCCAGGTGCTGCTGACCCACTACACCGTGGAGCAAGCCGCCCGCGCGGCGGCGCATCAGGCCGCGATCGACGGCGGCTGGAGCCAACAAGCCCGCATGAC